The Paenibacillus sp. FSL H7-0357 nucleotide sequence ATGACGGCGGAACTGACTTTTCCAACTTTAAGAACTCCCGCTGCAATCCAAGGTATTGGACCCGTACGGACAACGGCGGATTTCAGTTGAAGGAAGGTGTCGCACCCTCGGCGGCAATCAATGATATTTTTGAGAACGGATCTCTCTATGCATTCGAATGCGCGATGGCTATGGTGATGATTCTTTATAAAGCGACGATCGGGGCGATCGGGGACGCCGCCTTTGACCGGCATTTCGGAGACATCTTCCTGTGGGACTGGAATTATGACAGCAATCTGCAGATGATTACTACCTTCGAGAAGTCTGATATGCTGCCGGGAGATGTGGTCTATTTCAAGAATCCCGACCATAACCCGGATAAGCCGGAATGGCAGGGGGAGAATGCGATCATGCTTGGGGATGACCGCTACTACGGGCATGGGCTGGGCATCAAAAGCTCGGCGCAAATGATTGCCGCACTCAACCGGCACAGAGTGCCGGGAAGCCGGATTTCTGCTTATTTTACCGACGAGGCGCTGCATCCCAACTTTGCCTATATTAGTGGATTAGCGATGAGGGCGGCTGTCCCTACGCCGGAGAACAAGGGTGCCAGAAACACCATTTTCTCCAGGATAGGTGTGAAATCCTATATTTATAAATAGCCGGATTACGGCGTCTCTTCCTGGTCGGACCGGTATTTGAGCGGGTGGACGCCCACGGTTTTCTTGAACACGGTGCTGAAATAATGGGGGTTCTCATAGCCTACCCTTTCGGAAATTTCCATCACTTTCAGATCTGTAGTCTGCAGCAGCTCTTTGGCTTTGCTCATACGGATCTTGGTGATGTAGTCCGTGATCGTTTCACCGGTTTCTTTTTTGAAGATCAGGCTAATATAGTTGGGGGTCAGAAAGACCTCCTCTGCAATCCTGGAGATGGACAGCTCCTGGGCATACCCCTCCTGCACGATACTCCGGATTTTGTTGATGGCTCTGCTGTTCTTTGAGGTGTTTTTGCCTGCCACATATGCGCTTAGATCATGAAAAAGAGAGAGTATATAGCTTTTGAGTCCGGCAATATTTTTCTGGATATAGAGTGTATCCATGATGGTAATCCGGTCATTCAGCACCCGTTCGATTTCCTCATCAATTTCATACAGGGCTCTTGCAGAAGTAAAGATGATCTCCGCACAGATGCTCTGTACATAACCGATTTGCAGCTTGGGCCCTTCAAGCATGGTGAACAGGGTTTCCAGCAGCTCCATTACTTTGTCCGTATGGCCTGCCTTGAGCTCATTCATTAGCTGGGCATGGAATTTATAAAAAAAAGTGCTCTGCAGCGTTTCCGTATCGGGCTGAATATCCTTGATATGGAGAATGGAGGCATGGCCGGTATAAAATTTGTAAGCCAGCGCGGCCAGCGCATCTTTATAGGAGTTCTCGATTTGTCCGGCGAGCATACAGGTTCTGCCGATGCCAATCGAGGCGTCAAGACGCAGATACTCTTTGATACTGGCGATAATCTGCTCGCAAAGGCTTGAGATGGAGTCTGATGCAGGCTCCTCCCCCGGACAAAAGATCATAATAAACTCATTCTCGCTGGCTACAAAGCCGATTCCGCAGGGGTGGCTGTTCAGACACTCGCTCATAATATTCTGGATGGAGAAATAGAGCAGCTGCTTATACTCCTCCGTGAATTTGTCTACTGCCGCCCCGTAATCGTCAAGCTGTAATACGCCTACCGTCAGTGGGTCTTCTCGTTTAAAAGGAAGGGCGAAGTAGTCGATCTTCTCCCAAATCTCCCCTTCATTGCGGTATAGTCCGGCGATCAGGTTCTGCAGGAATTTCTCGCGGATCAGCGGCATATTGTCGTGCAGCTGCTTCTTCAACTGATTCAAATTCAGCTGGTTATCTCTTTCGTGGTGAATCCGGGCAATGACTTTATGAAAGATGTCTTTGACTTCGCCCAGTTTAACCGGCTTTAGAATATAGCCTTCGGCATTAACCTTCATCGCACTTTGGGCATAGGAGAAATCCTGCGCGCCGCTGATGATGATGATTTTGGTTGGACAACCGGCGGCCTTCAGCTTCTCGGCGACCTGAAGGCCGTTCAGAAAGGGCATCATAATATCGGTGAACAGAATATCTGGAGTATGCTTCATACATAATTCATAGGCCTCCTCGCCGTCTGCCGCCTCACCGATGACCTCAAGACCGAACTCCTCCTGCCACTTGAACCCGTGGATCAGACTGCGGCGGATAAACGGCTCGTCATCCGCTATGATCATCGTCAACATCTTCAATCACCTCATCCCAAGTAGTAACGACCGGAAACCGGATCATAGCCAGTAGGCCTGCCTGATCTTCGGTGTTGGCATAATAACGGATGCCGTAGGACTCGCCAAAAAACTGCTGGATTCTCATATGCACATTGCGGATGCCATAAGACTGGTTGCCTTGCTGATCGGTAAGCAGCTGGTTCAGCCTCTCCGGGTCCGCCCCTACGCCATCGTCAAAAACTGATATGCAAAGGACATCATGTAAAGAGTCCACCCTTATGCGGATTGTACCTTTCCCCCGCCGCTGCTGGATCCCGTGAATAATCGCATTTTCTACGAGCGGCTGGATACTCAGCTTCACTACGAGGCATTCCTCCAGCAGCCGGGGGTCGGCTTTCTCCAGCTCATAGGCGAGCTTATCCTGAAAGCGGAATTGCTGGATTTCCAGATAGCTCTCCACCTGCTTCAGTTCATCCCGCAGCGGGATGATGTTCCTCCCCTTGCTGAGGCTGTACCTGAAGAAGTCGGATAAGGAGGTCACCATATGGCTGATCTCGGGGACATCATGATTGATGGCCAGCCAGTTGATCGAATCCAGGGTGTTATAAAGAAAATGGGGATTGATCTGGGCCTGCAATGTTTTTAGTTCGGCTTCTTTCTTGCGCAGCTCAGTGACATAGAGCTTGTCGATCAGTGCCTTGATTTGCTGCAGCAGCTTGTTATAACGGTTGAACAGATAGGAAAATTCGTCCTTGCGCCGGTAGCGGATAATGATGTTGAAATTACCGCTTTCGGCATGTGACATTGACTGGATAAATTTGCGTATAGGAGCAGAGATATTCTCCGACAGCAGCAGAGCCATCATCAGGGATACCAGCATGCATATGCCGATAACGACATACATCACCCGCCGGAACGAGGCCAATTCTCCATTCAGTTCGCTTATGGGCGAGATGGAAAGAATGGTCCAGCCGGTGGCTTTTATTTTTTTGTAGCTCACGAGCATATTTTCGCCCTGAATCACATGATCGAAGGAATGAAAGATGCCGGGGTCTGCGGGTTCGGCAGCCATTTTTCCGTAATAATCCTGTGTGCTGATGTTCTGCCCGATCAGGGTCTCCTCGGGGCTGATGGCAATGGTTCCAGTCTGGTCTGCAATATAAATCCTGCTGCCCGTCGTTGGCTTGTAGTGCTCCAGCAGTGTGCCGAATTCTGTCACGGGAATATCGATGGTGAGCAGCCCGACATAAGGCAGCTGGGCATGCCGTATGCCAAACAGACGCTTGGCGAATTTAAGCGTAAACCGGGAGTCCAGTGAGCTTAGGCCGACGACGGTGAAATCGGATCTGGCCGGTATGCCGAGATACCATGGCTTCAGTGAAATCTGGTCGATATTAAAGACCCGTCTGGAGAAGTTGTATTGGGTATATTCCGGGCGGTTCAGCATATACAGCATAGGGACAAAGCTGCTTCCCGAGGTCCCGTTTGCAGGGAAGTTCTCCAGCATTTTGTTCAGGGCAGCCAACTCATTGATAATGCCGGTGCTGTCGGTAGGCCGGTTGGAAGAGATCAAATCTGCGAATTCGGTATTGAGGTAAAGGGAGACCATGGAATTGTTGGCGCTCTCGAAGCGCTGTGCCAGATTATCCTGTACAAGATTAAGATTGTTCTCAATCGATGTATTGACATTTCGGGTGATGATATCCGCCGATTTATTGTAAACGGTAATGGAGATGATCGTAGTCGGGAGAAGGACAAGGAAGAGAAAGTAGAGGATGAGCCGGCTGCGGATGCTGAAATTGTACAGGAAGAGGGTTTTGGAAAGAGTATCAAATAGTTTTTTCATTTGAATCCTCCTCTGGCCCTGTGAATATTCTTTGCTTGCCATTTAACGGATATTATTGGAATATATTAAATACTGAACGAGTTTAACCCAATAGTTGGTATCCATTGTAAAACGCGATAAGTCTTGATGTCAACGCAGGAGGTGCACGGTGAAACGAATCCTCTTCCTTGGAATTGCCTTGGTCCTTTGCGGGCTTGTGGCCTATGCCATCGCTTATGACCGTCCGCTGCTGGTTGATTTCGCTTCCGAGCCTGCGCCTGAGGCAGTCCCGGTTACCCAGATCAGAATTGCACTATATGACTGGACGGAGAACCTGGAAGTGAAGAATGCGATCCATCAATACAATAAGAGTAATCCGGACCATATTGAGATTATAATCATGAATCTTTCAACGGATGTCTATGGGGATACACTGAACATGCTGATGACATCAGGCCAAGGGCCGGATGTGTTCAGCGTCGATAATGGCTGGCTGGCAACGTATGTGGAGAAGGGGTATCTGGCCGAATTATCTTCTTTTCTGAATCCCGGCGATTTAGACAGGTTCCCGGTTTGGGCGAGAGACTTTGCGGACAGTTCGCTGTATAAGGGCGGTATTTATTTTATGCCCTCCAGTATTGAGACGGTACGGTTGATTTACAACAAGCAGCTGTTCCGCAATGCCGGTCTTGATCCGGAGCAGCCGCCCGTTACGTTTGCGGATATGGAGCGGTTCGCCGGGAAGATCAGCCAGGCTGGGGTCGGCGTTAATAAATACGGATTTGGCCTCCCGGCGGGAGACAGCCAGTATAGTCTGCAGACGGGACTTGAGATGTCAAGTACCTACAGCGGGACTTATCTTTATAATTACCGCACCGGCCGTTATGATCTGAGCGGTTATGCCCCATGGCTGCAGATGCTGCTGGATATGAAGGCACAGGGCAGCCTGTATCCGGGAGAAACCCTGCTGAAGCGCAACAGTGCCTTGCGGCAGTTCGCCGATGGCAATATCGGGATGATGTATGTAACGAGCAAAGATTATGTGAAATTGCAGGAATATATGCCAAAGGATGACTGGGCAGTGGCTTTGCCGCCGGTAACATCAGCAGCCCAAAAGGGGGCCGGAGCTTTGATGATGATTCCACATTCTCCGCTCGTTGTGAACAGTGCAGCTTCTAACCGTGAGGCGGCGGTGAAGGTCTGGGAATTTCTGCAATCGAAGGAGTTTTTGACGATTTTATTCAAGCAGGCACTGGCGCTGCCGGTGGTTGACGGCATTCTGGAGCTCCCCAACATGGCTCCGGGGCTGGGGCATTTCTCGGAATTTTATCCTACCGCAGAAGATTCAATATATCCGCTCTCCCCGCAAATCATGGACCAATATGATCCGAATACGGTTTCGATCGAACCGCGGGACTCGGGCGACCGTCCGCGGATGCAGCTGTACCTGCAGATCCTCTCCGGGGAGAAGGAGCTGAAAGAGGCGCTGCGCAGCGAGACGCAGCGGCTGAACCGGATGCTGGATATCGCGGCTACCGGGTATTCTTTTAAGCATGAGGAGTATATTTATCCCGAGTTCAACCCTAAAGATCCGCTGAAGGGTGACAGTCTGGAGAATCTGTTAAGTGAGGATTAGGATGGATAGAGTAAGCTGCTGACAGAGTACACAGCAGGCCGGAATGTATGTGAACTGAAAATGTGCTGTATTGCGATAAGAGACTGTGCTAAAGCCGACTGGGGCTGCGGAACAGTCTCTTTGTGGTTTCAACCGGCAGCGCCGGAAGTCCTTATAGGCGGCTTTGGACGGACACCTGTTTCGGCGGAATGCCAAGCCCTGTTTATGAAGAGTGCAGCTTACGTCCACACCGTCAGGAGAGGGCCGGAATATTAGTATATAAATCACTCAGTATGCGCTGGATTGAATAGTCCAAGCCATAAAATTATTGGGCTGCGAGACCGGCGTATTTCTGGGAGAAGGGGGAAGCAGCGGCAGGTAGTCAGGGTGGGAAACTTATTTTATAAGGAGTGGTAGAGTAATGGTTTTATTGTCTACAGGACCGATAGAAAATAACTTGGTTGGCGGTGTGAGACCGACTCAGCGGGTTACCGTCAGAGTTGATAACCGCAGCGATGTCCAGGCTTCCACAGTGTCTGTTCAGGGTTATTACATGCTTGGTGGAGTGCGGAATCTGTATGTTAGCGAATCTATCAACGTTGCTGCAAACCAAGTGATAACTACTAGCTACTATGCTGATTTGGATGCTTTTGAATTCATTTTCATTACCCCAAGTGAAAACCCGGCGGATGATCCGATCCAGGTTTCGTTGTGGGGGAAAAACAGTGCCGGCCAATTAGTGACCGCGCACCGGCTGGTATTCGCTGAGCTGTCGGGAGGATTTGCAGGAATAACCGGAGCGACCGGGCCTGCCGGTGCGACAGGAGCTACTGGTGCCCCTGGTGCAACAGGAGCAACGGGCGCTGGCGAGACTGGGGCAACGGGTGCCACAGGGCTACCAGGAACAACCGGAGCTACCGGCGCAACAGGAGCAACGGGCGCGGGTGAGACTGGCGCGACTGGGGCAACTGGTGCGACAGGTGAGGCTGGAGAAGCTGGCGTAACAGGGGCAACGGGAGCGACAGGAGTTACCGGGGTAACTGGTGCGACAGGTGAGGCTGGAGAAGCCGGCGTAACAGGGGCAACAGGGGTAACCGGAGCAACGGGAGCGACGGGTGCCGGTGAGACTGGTGCAACGGGTGAGGCTGGAGCTACCGGAGAGACTGGAGCGACAGGGCTACCAGGAGCAACCGGAGCTACCGGCGCAACAGGAGCAACGGGCGCGGGTGAGACTGGCGCGACTGGGGCAACTGGTGCGACAGGTGAGGCTGGAGAAGCTGGCGTAACAGGGGCAACAGGGGTGACTGGAGCTACTGGGGTAACGGGAGCGACCGGAGCCACCGGGGTAACTGGTGCGACAGGTGAGGCTGGAGAAGCTGGCGTAACAGGGGCAACAGGGGCAACAGGGGTAACCGGAGCAACGGGAGCGACAGGAGTTACCGGAGAGACTGGAGCGACTGGTGTAACAGGACCGACAGGGGTAACGGGAGCAACCGGAGCAACTGGTGAGGCTGGAGCTGCTGGCGTAACAGGGGCAACAGGGGTGACTGGAGCAACAGGTGCGACAGGGGTAACAGGAGCAACGGGTGAAGCTGGAGCTGCTGGGGTAACGGGAGCGACCGGAGCCACCGGAGTAACTGGTGAGACTGGAGCGACCGGAGTAACCGGAGAGACTGGAGCGACGGGGGTAACGGGAGCAACAGGTGTTACCGGAGAGACTGGAGCGACAGGGGTAACGGGAGCAACCGGAGCAACGGGTGAGGCTGGAGCTGCTGGCGTAACAGGGGCAACAGGGGTAACCGGAGCAACGGGTGCGACTGGTGCAACGGGTGAGGCTGGAGCTGCTGGGGTAACGGGAGCGACCGGAGCCACCGGAGAGACTGGAGCGACAGGGGTAACAGGAGCAACCGGAGTTACCGGAGAGACTGGAGCGACGGGGGTAACGGGAGCGACTGGTGTAACAGGAGCAACCGGCGTAACTGGAGCAACAGGAGTCACAGGTGAGACCGGAGCTACCGGTGTAACAGGAGCAACGGGAGCGGGTGTTGCAACTGAAGGCTTCTCGGCGTTGCTGCCGGCACTTTCGGTTACGACAAGTACCCAGCTCACAGGCTGGACTGTGGCGTCGCCATATTATGATAGTCCAACATTCAATGAAACTACAGGAAACTATACCATACCGGCAACAGGCAGATATTCCATTGAAGCGACTGTCAATTATTCTACAACTGCAGCAATTTCGGTAGCTTTGGGCGCAGGAGTCGATCCGGCCTTTGTGGTACGGAGAACCTCGCCTGTAACAACAGATTTGGTAAGCGGGTTATTTCCGCTGCTGAATGTAAACATTGCACTTGTGTTGTCGCTCCGCACGATATTAGGTAACGGTACAGTAACCTTGGCAGGAGAATTCGAGTTGACGGCAGGCGATGTGATCGGCCTGTTCTATGAATCCGATGGGTTGACAGTTCCTTTGGATCTGGGCAGCACATCTTCAGGCATTGTGTGGTCTGTTCACAGACTCACTTAAGAATATCTATTTTGCAGTATTCACAAAAGAGTGGCCCAGTAGGCTGCTCTTTTTTGCATGTGTGGTTTTTCAAGCCCTCTCTTTTTCTACACAAAAGACTGTAGGATTTCGAACTTTTATTATAGATCACCTTATTTAGAAGCCGCCGCTCTCCGGCTAAACTTAAGTCATGGAAGAGAGAGACTGCTTAAGGAATCAGGAGGCGGAAGTGATGATTACTCATGAGAAGAGGAGCGCGATCAACACTGGACAAAGCTCACCGGTCCGGCCGGGAGCCAAAAAAGGGTCCGTATTTAAGCATTTGCTGAAACATAAGGTGCTGCTGCTGATGCTGCTGCCCGGTTTGATCTTTCTGCTCATCAACAATTATTTGCCGATGTTCGGAATCATCATTGCATTCAAGAATATCAACTATGTTGATGGGATCCTGAGAAGCCCGTGGGTGGGGATGGATAATTTCAAATTTCTGTTCGCGACCTCGGACGCATGGATTATTACCCGAAACACGGTGCTGTACAATTTCGTGTTTATTATTCTCAATCTGGTCATTGCGGTTTCGATTGCGATTGCCCTGAACGAGCTGAGAAATAAGCTGGCCGCGAAATTTTATCAGAGTATAATGTTTTTTCCTTATTTTTTATCTATGGTCGTTGTAAGTTATCTGGTGTTCGCCTTTCTGAATGTTGAATACGGTTTCATTAATAAAGGTGTCTTGTCCCTGTTTGGATTGAATGAAATCAACTGGTATTCGGAGCCGAAATACTGGCCGTTTATTCTGCCATTGATTAACCTCTGGAAGGGTGTGGGCTACGGCTGTGTCATTTATCTTGCGGCCATCATCGGCATTGATTCCGAATACTATGAGGCAGCTCTGATCGACGGCGCCAGCAAGTGGAAGCAGATTCTTCATATCACAATTCCGCTCATCCGGCCGGTCATTATCATCACGACCATCCTGGCGATCGGCGGCATCTTCCGCTCTGACTTCGGGCTGTTCTACCAGACCACACTAAACTCCGGGGCGCTGTATCCGACAACGCTGGTCATTGATACCTATGTATACAACGCGCTTATCAATATGGGCAATCTGGGCATGTCCGCAGCGG carries:
- a CDS encoding ABC transporter permease, which encodes MITHEKRSAINTGQSSPVRPGAKKGSVFKHLLKHKVLLLMLLPGLIFLLINNYLPMFGIIIAFKNINYVDGILRSPWVGMDNFKFLFATSDAWIITRNTVLYNFVFIILNLVIAVSIAIALNELRNKLAAKFYQSIMFFPYFLSMVVVSYLVFAFLNVEYGFINKGVLSLFGLNEINWYSEPKYWPFILPLINLWKGVGYGCVIYLAAIIGIDSEYYEAALIDGASKWKQILHITIPLIRPVIIITTILAIGGIFRSDFGLFYQTTLNSGALYPTTLVIDTYVYNALINMGNLGMSAAAGLYQSVVGFFLVLGSNWIVRKVDKDQAVF
- a CDS encoding collagen-like triple helix repeat-containing protein, which gives rise to MVLLSTGPIENNLVGGVRPTQRVTVRVDNRSDVQASTVSVQGYYMLGGVRNLYVSESINVAANQVITTSYYADLDAFEFIFITPSENPADDPIQVSLWGKNSAGQLVTAHRLVFAELSGGFAGITGATGPAGATGATGAPGATGATGAGETGATGATGLPGTTGATGATGATGAGETGATGATGATGEAGEAGVTGATGATGVTGVTGATGEAGEAGVTGATGVTGATGATGAGETGATGEAGATGETGATGLPGATGATGATGATGAGETGATGATGATGEAGEAGVTGATGVTGATGVTGATGATGVTGATGEAGEAGVTGATGATGVTGATGATGVTGETGATGVTGPTGVTGATGATGEAGAAGVTGATGVTGATGATGVTGATGEAGAAGVTGATGATGVTGETGATGVTGETGATGVTGATGVTGETGATGVTGATGATGEAGAAGVTGATGVTGATGATGATGEAGAAGVTGATGATGETGATGVTGATGVTGETGATGVTGATGVTGATGVTGATGVTGETGATGVTGATGAGVATEGFSALLPALSVTTSTQLTGWTVASPYYDSPTFNETTGNYTIPATGRYSIEATVNYSTTAAISVALGAGVDPAFVVRRTSPVTTDLVSGLFPLLNVNIALVLSLRTILGNGTVTLAGEFELTAGDVIGLFYESDGLTVPLDLGSTSSGIVWSVHRLT
- a CDS encoding cache domain-containing sensor histidine kinase; amino-acid sequence: MKKLFDTLSKTLFLYNFSIRSRLILYFLFLVLLPTTIISITVYNKSADIITRNVNTSIENNLNLVQDNLAQRFESANNSMVSLYLNTEFADLISSNRPTDSTGIINELAALNKMLENFPANGTSGSSFVPMLYMLNRPEYTQYNFSRRVFNIDQISLKPWYLGIPARSDFTVVGLSSLDSRFTLKFAKRLFGIRHAQLPYVGLLTIDIPVTEFGTLLEHYKPTTGSRIYIADQTGTIAISPEETLIGQNISTQDYYGKMAAEPADPGIFHSFDHVIQGENMLVSYKKIKATGWTILSISPISELNGELASFRRVMYVVIGICMLVSLMMALLLSENISAPIRKFIQSMSHAESGNFNIIIRYRRKDEFSYLFNRYNKLLQQIKALIDKLYVTELRKKEAELKTLQAQINPHFLYNTLDSINWLAINHDVPEISHMVTSLSDFFRYSLSKGRNIIPLRDELKQVESYLEIQQFRFQDKLAYELEKADPRLLEECLVVKLSIQPLVENAIIHGIQQRRGKGTIRIRVDSLHDVLCISVFDDGVGADPERLNQLLTDQQGNQSYGIRNVHMRIQQFFGESYGIRYYANTEDQAGLLAMIRFPVVTTWDEVIEDVDDDHSG
- a CDS encoding response regulator; amino-acid sequence: MLTMIIADDEPFIRRSLIHGFKWQEEFGLEVIGEAADGEEAYELCMKHTPDILFTDIMMPFLNGLQVAEKLKAAGCPTKIIIISGAQDFSYAQSAMKVNAEGYILKPVKLGEVKDIFHKVIARIHHERDNQLNLNQLKKQLHDNMPLIREKFLQNLIAGLYRNEGEIWEKIDYFALPFKREDPLTVGVLQLDDYGAAVDKFTEEYKQLLYFSIQNIMSECLNSHPCGIGFVASENEFIMIFCPGEEPASDSISSLCEQIIASIKEYLRLDASIGIGRTCMLAGQIENSYKDALAALAYKFYTGHASILHIKDIQPDTETLQSTFFYKFHAQLMNELKAGHTDKVMELLETLFTMLEGPKLQIGYVQSICAEIIFTSARALYEIDEEIERVLNDRITIMDTLYIQKNIAGLKSYILSLFHDLSAYVAGKNTSKNSRAINKIRSIVQEGYAQELSISRIAEEVFLTPNYISLIFKKETGETITDYITKIRMSKAKELLQTTDLKVMEISERVGYENPHYFSTVFKKTVGVHPLKYRSDQEETP
- a CDS encoding ABC transporter substrate-binding protein, whose protein sequence is MKRILFLGIALVLCGLVAYAIAYDRPLLVDFASEPAPEAVPVTQIRIALYDWTENLEVKNAIHQYNKSNPDHIEIIIMNLSTDVYGDTLNMLMTSGQGPDVFSVDNGWLATYVEKGYLAELSSFLNPGDLDRFPVWARDFADSSLYKGGIYFMPSSIETVRLIYNKQLFRNAGLDPEQPPVTFADMERFAGKISQAGVGVNKYGFGLPAGDSQYSLQTGLEMSSTYSGTYLYNYRTGRYDLSGYAPWLQMLLDMKAQGSLYPGETLLKRNSALRQFADGNIGMMYVTSKDYVKLQEYMPKDDWAVALPPVTSAAQKGAGALMMIPHSPLVVNSAASNREAAVKVWEFLQSKEFLTILFKQALALPVVDGILELPNMAPGLGHFSEFYPTAEDSIYPLSPQIMDQYDPNTVSIEPRDSGDRPRMQLYLQILSGEKELKEALRSETQRLNRMLDIAATGYSFKHEEYIYPEFNPKDPLKGDSLENLLSED